The Pseudomonas sp. S06B 330 genome contains the following window.
TCGACTGGCGAGCGACGCGACTGCTGACGGGCAATGGCAGCCTGGCGGTGATTCCCAACTCGGTGGCGGCCAAGGCCAAGCTGCTTAATTTCAGCCAACCCAACGATATCCACGGCGTCTCCATCACCGTGGTAGTACCAGCCAAAGTACGCCCCCGCCGTGTCCTTGATGCGCTGGAAAAAACCCTGCAAGGCACTCGCCTGCTGTTGGCCACGCCCAAACCCAAGGTCACGATCAAGAGTTCGTCGCTGGAATCGGTCGAGTATGAAGCCAGCGGCTTCGTCAGTTCCATGAGCCAGAAGAGCGAAGTGCGCAACCAGATGTTTGACCTCGCCCACCGCCACCTGGAGGCCACTGGTGTGGTGTGGAATGCCGATACACCGTCGTCGCTGGGCTGGAGCCGCCAACGTGCGTTGCTGGAGGATGTGCGCATCTTCCGCTCGCTGAGCAGCGACGAGAAAGACAACCTCAGCCAGCGCATGACCACGGTGGAGTACCTGGCCGACCAGGTCATTCTTGGTGTCGGCGACAGCTCTGACTACCTGTTGGTCATCGGCACCGGCGTAGTCTCGGCATCAATCCGTGATGGCGACAAGCTGATCGAGGCCGGGCGCATGGGGCCTGGCGAAGTGCTCGCGGCTGAAGGCTTGCTCGATGATGAGCAGTCTATTGCCGAGTTCCGTAGCCTGACCAGTTGCCTGCTGTATCGCATCGACAAGGACAACGTGCGCAGTTGCCTGGAAGAGCGCCATGAAGTTAAGACCGCGCTGACCAAGCTGCAACGCGTCCGCCTGCAAACTAACCAATCACTGCTGGAACAGAAACCGGCAGCCATCAAGAAAGGTGGCTTTCTTAGCTGGCTGCACAAGTCGTAAGCGTTACAGCACCACGCGCAAGCATTGCCCAGCGTGATACAGCGAGAACCCGGTTTCGTAGAAGCCCGTACGCAGCGCCGGGGCCGATACCGGTTTCATTGCCGAGAACGGAATCGGCAAGGCATCCGGGTTGTCCTCCAGCAGGAACTGGGCAAAGGCTTTGCCGATCACCGTGCCGGTGGTGTTGCCGCGACCGTTGTAGCCAGTTACCGCCACCAGACCTGGCGCCGGCTCGAACAGACGCATCAAGTGATCGGGGGTGAAGTCGATGCAGCCGGTCCAGTGCATTTCCCACTCGACCTTGCCCAATTGCGGGAAGTAGTGGTTCTGGATGCGGTCAGCCCAGCTGCGGATGAACCAGCTCGGTTTGTTGTCGACCCGCCCCAGACTGCCGAGCAACAGGCGGCCTTCATCGTCGCGGCGAATGCTGCTCAGCACCGTGCGTGTGTCCCAAGAGCCCTGACCATGCTTGAGCACATTGTCAGCGGCTTCGCCCTGTAACGGCGCTGAGGCGACC
Protein-coding sequences here:
- a CDS encoding mechanosensitive ion channel family protein; amino-acid sequence: MFAFIQSYPLLIGISLIALDLLLWQMIPVERRAWRIGLRLGVFLLFTGVLISAGISPLQPAPWADDVARNLLATVLGISWWLFAARTITVVIGVVLVARSSHTGRLLQDVLGAVIFLVAIVAAAAYVLQLPVKGLLATSGVMAIVIGLALQSTLSDVFSGIVLNTTRPYQIGDSISIDGTEGKVIDIDWRATRLLTGNGSLAVIPNSVAAKAKLLNFSQPNDIHGVSITVVVPAKVRPRRVLDALEKTLQGTRLLLATPKPKVTIKSSSLESVEYEASGFVSSMSQKSEVRNQMFDLAHRHLEATGVVWNADTPSSLGWSRQRALLEDVRIFRSLSSDEKDNLSQRMTTVEYLADQVILGVGDSSDYLLVIGTGVVSASIRDGDKLIEAGRMGPGEVLAAEGLLDDEQSIAEFRSLTSCLLYRIDKDNVRSCLEERHEVKTALTKLQRVRLQTNQSLLEQKPAAIKKGGFLSWLHKS